A region of Homalodisca vitripennis isolate AUS2020 unplaced genomic scaffold, UT_GWSS_2.1 ScUCBcl_2757;HRSCAF=7822, whole genome shotgun sequence DNA encodes the following proteins:
- the LOC124372218 gene encoding zinc finger BED domain-containing protein 4-like encodes MVSRFVELQDAVKTTIALINKNLPVLSEEEWGLCKELSTILRPFEEVTSQISGERYVTGSQVIPLTRGLMSVCKKMQKEPFKPVIQNIINELLHGLEKRMENVEHSKTIALATLLDPRFKLAVFKDETAKQLIKKTCTELLAAIWTETHGKPCTADDEEIGNTQNKDGNVDSAKFSVWEDVDNIIAKEKPTGTKTSAAIVELNRYLDDSYLGRKKDPMGWWKENQHVYPIMSKLVKLKFNVMATSVPCERLFSKAGNFLTERRSRLSSKRAEQLLFLNGNLNLLQ; translated from the exons ATGGTTTCCAGATTTGTAGAGCTGCAGGACGCGGTAAAAACTACTatcgctttaataaataaaaatttacctgttttgtCAGAGGAAGAGTGGGGATTATGCAAAGAGCTAAGCACAATCTTACGTCCTTTTGAGGAGGTCACTTCACAGATTAGTGGGGAACGCTACGTGACAGGTAGCCAAGTGATACCCCTAACAAGAGGCCTGATGTCCGtgtgtaaaaaaatgcaaaaggagccattcaaaccagttattcaaaatattattaatgaactgCTGCATGGTCTCGAGAAACGCATGGAAAATGTTGAACACAGCAAAACAATAGCACTTGCTACTCTTTTAGATCCCAGATTCAAACTTGCTGTCTTCAAAGACGAAACTGCAAAGCAATTGATCAAAAAAACATGTACAGAACTTTTAGCTGCAATCTGGACAGAGACACATGGCAAACCTTGCACAGCAGATGATGAAGAAATTGGTAACACTCAAAACAAAGATGGCAACGTAGATTCCGCAAAATTTTCCGTCTGGGAGGACGTTGACAACATAATTGCCAAGGAGAAACCTACAG GTACGAAGACCTCCGCTGCAATTGTCGAGTTGAACCGGTACTTAGATGACAGCTATCTAGGACGGAAAAAAGATCCTATGGGCTGGTGGAAAGAGAATCAACATGTATACCCTATTATGAGCAAAttggtgaaattaaaatttaacgtcATGGCTACATCCGTCCCATGTGAACGACTTTTTTCTAAAGCAGGAAATTTTTTGACAGAACGCCGATCAAGACTGAGTTCAAAACGAGCAGAGCAGTTGCTGTTTTTGAATGGAAATCTAAATCTTCTACAGTAA
- the LOC124372217 gene encoding zinc finger SWIM domain-containing protein 1-like, with product MLKMKANKKLVQTELLKNSKVTLKDLHNLASHGRSADSLEEAITYLKNKDNGVVELITTEDNVFQGLFYQDEEMRHTYKSFPEMIFVDSIYKVTTRGMGLYIFAVENSNGETEIVAFCLCASEEKPVIKAMVQIFKKYNPSWFSTKTIMTDKDLVERNVFKEEFTSSNLLICLFHVLRTFRREITTEKLGITSGKKSELLELVQSLPYARNEEEYWSTYEKIKNLDCSSLEQYLENNWHNIRSEWVVGLQNAVSFQNRTNNRLESINSKVVQVVERHSKLPDLFKNLDNLLLSLRTERDSRIIKNHLKIKLNVATPFEGQSQYLKILTPYAYGILAEKFKLIDKVKIVGEEGSGMKINSSSGVLIATSLSCTCPFFVSMQLPCHHIFKVRQLKNESLFSSTLFASRWTKAYYMKNSKVLTQTEVTNQNVSLDVSTISRNRIFSQNEKFRMMAARVQKLASVGSECSSRVFLQRLNTIEQIVSYWERNIEVGVQGITNIQQCSEDIKQSETCRQSVEDVATPQISHSCYEAVQQSSSTLFQINQDGLVDQVDHCEVVEQLDNSDVAVEQPNIKESAGNTSFLEIPILPIVKKRGRPKGNTKTVIGLPIKKMKVGGIPFEKKHPNHKDKQMLLWFVSTEDVKKAVAGTILSESSVEQNPNKVSSACLDKCADVNRLRRYFTADGWGSVQHVMSVKRKSPIWLCPNCEVDIKDSGSVCCSGCLEWYHLECINPKTILQQNFWFCQKC from the coding sequence atgttaaaaatgaaagcaaataaaaaattagtacaaacagaactgttaaaaaattcaaaagtcaCATTAAAAGATTTACATAATCTGGCTTCTCACGGTAGGAGTGCAGATTCTTTGGAAGAAGCCATAACTTATTTAAAGAACAAAGATAATGGAGTGGTTGAATTAATCACAACAGAGGATAATGTTTTTCAAGGTCTCTTCTACCAAGACGAAGAAATGAGGCACACTTATAAGTCTTTTCCGGAAATGATTTTTGTTGACTCTATATATAAAGTAACGACAAGAGGAATGGGGCTATATATATTTGCAGTGGAAAATAGTAATGGTGAAACTGAAATTGTTGCCTTCTGTCTTTGTGCAAGTGAGGAAAAGCCTGTAATAAAGGCAATGgtacaaatttttaagaaatacaacCCATCCTGGTTCTCTACAAAAACTATCATGACTGACAAAGATTTGGttgaaagaaatgtttttaaagaagaaTTTACTTCCAGCAATTTGTTGATTTGCTTATTCCATGTATTAAGAACATTTAGACGTGaaataacaactgaaaaattggGAATAACGAGTGGCAAAAAAAGTGAATTATTAGAGTTGGTTCAGAGTTTACCTTATGCCAGAAATGAAGAAGAATATTGGTCTACAtatgaaaagattaaaaatttggaTTGTAGCTCATTAgaacaatatttagaaaataactgGCATAATATAAGGTCAGAGTGGGTTGTAGGACTGCAGAATGCTGTGTCTTTTCAAAATAGAACAAACAACCGACTTGAATCAATCAATTCAAAAGTGGTTCAAGTTGTTGAAAGACATTCCAAGTTGCCtgatttattcaaaaatttggaCAATCTTCTGTTATCACTAAGAACAGAGCGAGattcaagaataataaaaaatcatctgAAGATAAAGTTAAATGTTGCAACTCCTTTTGAAGGTCAATcacaatatcttaaaattttgacACCATATGCCTACGGAATTCTTGCTGAAAAATTCAAACTTatagataaagtaaaaatagtgGGTGAGGAAGGCAGTGGAATGAAAATCAATTCCAGCAGTGGTGTATTGATTGCAACATCTTTAAGTTGCACATGTCCTTTCTTTGTTAGTATGCAGTTACCTTGCCATCACATATTTAAAGTTCGTCAGCTTAAAAATGAGAGCTTGTTTTCGAGTACTCTATTTGCATCACGGTGGACAAAAGCATACTACATGAAAAACAGCAAAGTATTAACTCAAACGGAAGTTACGAACCAAAATGTATCGTTGGACGTTTCAACCATTTCTAGGAATagaatattttcacaaaatgaaaaatttagaaTGATGGCAGCAAGGGTGCAGAAATTAGCAAGTGTAGGGTCAGAATGCTCCTCCAGAGTATTTCTGCAGAGACTAAACACTATTGAGCAAATAGTGAGCTATTGGGAGAGGAACATTGAAGTTGGTGTTCAAGGAATCACAAATATTCAACAGTGTTCAGAAGATATTAAACAATCTGAAACATGTCGACAATCTGTTGAAGATGTTGCAACTCCACAAATTTCTCATTCTTGTTATGAAGCTGTTCAACAGTCCTCATCTACTCTTTTCCAGATAAACCAGGATGGACTTGTAGACCAGGTGGATCACTGTGAAGTTGTAGAGCAGCTTGACAACAGTGATGTTGCAGTAGAACAGCCAAACATCAAAGAATCTGCAGGTAATACTTCATTTCTGGAAATACCTATATTACCAATTGTGAAGAAGAGAGGAAGACCAAAAGGTAACACAAAAACTGTAATTGGACTGCCTATCAAGAAGATGAAGGTTGGAGGTAttccttttgaaaaaaaacatcCTAACCATAAGGATAAACAAATGCTTCTGTGGTTTGTGTCGACAGAAGATGTGAAAAAAGCTGTGGCGGGAACAATACTTTCTGAGTCTTCTGTTGAACAGAATCCTAATAAAGTGTCCTCAGCTTGCCTTGATAAATGTGCCGATGTCAATAGACTTAGAAGATATTTCACAGCTGATGGGTGGGGTTCGGTTCAGCATGTAATGAGCGTGAAAAGAAAAAGCCCTATTTGGCTGTGTCCAAATTGTGAAGTAGACATTAAGGACTCGGGTAGTGTTTGTTGTAGTGGGTGCTTAGAATGGTATCATCTTGAGTGTATCAATCCTAAAACAATCCTGCAACAAAATTTCTGGTTTTGTCAAAAatgttga